In Bacillus toyonensis BCT-7112, a single window of DNA contains:
- a CDS encoding NAD(P)/FAD-dependent oxidoreductase, translating into MHYDVIVIGGGPSGLMAAIGAAEEGANVLLLDKGNKLGRKLAISGGGRCNVTNRLPLDEIVKHIPGNGRFLYSAFSIFNNEDIIKFFENLGVKLKEEDHGRMFPVSNKAQSVVDALLTRLKDLGVKIRTNTPVETIEYENGQTKAVVLQTGEVLETNHVVIAVGGKSVPQTGSTGDGYAWAEKGGHTITELFPTEVPILSNEPFIRDRSLQGLALRDINLSVLNPKGKAIISHKMDMLFTHFGLSGPAALRCSQFVVKALKKFKTNTIQMSIDALPEENSEQLFQRMLKQMKEDPKKGIKNVLKGYVPERYFLFLLEKNEIDGSEQAGQVSHEKIRALVKDFKEFTVNVNGTQSIEKAFVTGGGVSVKEINPKEMSSKFTNGLYFCGEVLDIHGYTGGYNITSALVTGRIAGTTAGENAKMQY; encoded by the coding sequence ATGCATTATGATGTTATTGTAATCGGTGGCGGGCCTTCTGGGCTAATGGCTGCAATCGGTGCTGCAGAAGAAGGCGCAAATGTCTTACTTCTTGATAAAGGAAATAAACTAGGGCGCAAACTTGCGATTTCTGGTGGTGGTCGTTGTAACGTAACGAACCGTCTACCACTTGATGAAATCGTTAAACATATACCAGGAAATGGCCGCTTCTTATACAGCGCTTTTTCTATTTTTAATAATGAAGATATTATTAAATTCTTCGAAAATCTCGGGGTAAAATTGAAAGAGGAAGATCATGGCCGTATGTTCCCTGTATCAAACAAAGCGCAATCGGTAGTAGACGCACTTTTAACACGATTAAAAGATTTAGGTGTAAAAATCCGTACAAATACACCTGTTGAAACGATTGAATATGAAAATGGTCAAACGAAAGCAGTTGTATTACAAACAGGCGAAGTGTTAGAAACGAATCACGTCGTTATCGCTGTTGGCGGAAAATCTGTTCCTCAAACTGGTTCTACTGGAGACGGATACGCTTGGGCTGAAAAAGGTGGTCATACAATTACAGAATTATTTCCAACAGAAGTACCAATCCTTTCAAACGAGCCATTTATACGTGATCGCTCATTACAAGGTCTTGCTTTACGTGATATAAACTTAAGCGTATTAAACCCGAAAGGAAAAGCTATCATTTCTCACAAAATGGACATGCTCTTCACTCATTTCGGCCTATCTGGTCCTGCTGCTCTTCGCTGTAGTCAATTCGTCGTGAAAGCACTGAAAAAGTTTAAAACGAATACAATACAAATGAGTATTGATGCATTACCAGAAGAAAATAGTGAACAACTATTCCAGCGCATGCTGAAACAAATGAAAGAAGATCCGAAAAAAGGAATTAAAAACGTGTTAAAAGGATACGTTCCCGAGCGTTACTTCCTATTCTTATTAGAAAAAAATGAAATTGACGGTAGCGAACAAGCTGGACAAGTTTCTCATGAAAAGATTCGTGCACTTGTGAAAGACTTTAAAGAATTTACTGTGAATGTAAATGGTACGCAGTCAATTGAAAAAGCATTCGTTACTGGCGGAGGCGTATCTGTTAAAGAAATTAATCCGAAAGAAATGTCTTCTAAATTCACGAATGGCTTATATTTCTGCGGAGAAGTTCTTGATATTCACGGTTATACGGGCGGTTATAACATTACATCCGCTCTCGTTACTGGTAGAATTGCTGGAACTACAGCTGGAGAAAATGCGAAAATGCAATATTAA
- a CDS encoding MDR family MFS transporter: MRKKVMVSLMLMTFLSAVEGTIVSTAIPRITSDLSGVELVSWVYAIYMLATAVSTPIYGKLADLFGRKKVLLIGATIFLIGSALCGVVTSMEQLIFFRALQGIGAGAVMPITMTIIGDLYSEAKDRAKAQGWMSAVWGVSGVVGPLVGGFLVDSLSWRYIFFLNVPFGIIACLMFATSYKESVKSAAKQHIDYLGATVFSLSTIALLYALLTGSSKQNWGDITIIGLLIFSAVSFIIFLYIEKKSPEPLIPLALFSNRTLSTINILTLIAGAMIISITMYLPIWSQGVLGKNATEAGLILMPIPVMWTFGAMFSGNLVGKLQTKQIILLGASILSVATFLLFTLSTNSPSFLIYVAVGLFGLGMGLVTPIYMVTIQAAVPAHTRGTAVGLNTFINTFSQTLGAAIFGTIFNTMIHARGIKNLDLVSGGHGGTTANVATESQSALAASVHVIYMSTFVLAVFTLIIAWLLLKPATQTSEQ; encoded by the coding sequence ATGAGAAAAAAAGTCATGGTGTCTTTAATGCTAATGACGTTTCTTTCTGCCGTAGAAGGAACGATTGTTAGTACAGCAATCCCTCGTATAACGAGTGATTTGTCAGGCGTCGAACTTGTTAGCTGGGTTTACGCAATTTATATGCTTGCCACAGCGGTTTCGACTCCAATATACGGAAAATTGGCTGATTTATTCGGTCGTAAAAAAGTTCTACTTATCGGAGCTACAATCTTTTTAATCGGCTCTGCACTTTGCGGTGTCGTTACATCGATGGAACAATTAATCTTCTTCCGTGCTCTTCAAGGTATAGGTGCTGGCGCTGTTATGCCAATCACAATGACGATTATTGGAGACTTATATAGCGAAGCGAAAGACCGCGCGAAAGCACAGGGCTGGATGAGTGCCGTTTGGGGTGTATCTGGTGTTGTCGGGCCGTTAGTAGGTGGTTTTTTAGTTGATTCTCTTTCTTGGCGCTATATTTTCTTCTTAAACGTTCCTTTCGGAATTATCGCTTGCTTAATGTTTGCCACTTCTTATAAGGAATCTGTTAAGTCTGCCGCCAAGCAGCATATCGACTATCTTGGTGCGACAGTCTTCTCATTAAGTACAATTGCTTTACTATACGCATTATTAACAGGTAGCAGTAAGCAAAACTGGGGAGACATTACAATCATCGGTCTATTAATCTTTTCGGCTGTGTCATTCATTATTTTCTTATACATCGAGAAAAAATCTCCGGAACCATTAATTCCGCTAGCACTTTTCTCTAACCGTACATTATCTACGATAAACATATTAACTCTTATTGCCGGTGCGATGATTATTAGTATTACAATGTACCTTCCAATTTGGAGCCAAGGTGTATTAGGAAAAAATGCGACAGAAGCTGGACTCATTTTAATGCCAATTCCTGTTATGTGGACGTTCGGTGCTATGTTCTCCGGTAACTTAGTTGGCAAATTACAAACGAAACAAATTATTTTACTCGGAGCTAGCATTTTATCAGTTGCTACCTTCTTATTATTTACATTGTCAACAAATTCACCATCGTTCCTTATTTATGTTGCAGTCGGATTATTCGGCTTAGGCATGGGGCTTGTGACACCTATTTACATGGTAACAATTCAAGCAGCCGTACCAGCTCATACACGCGGAACAGCCGTTGGTTTAAACACATTTATTAATACATTTAGTCAAACGTTAGGTGCTGCAATATTCGGTACAATCTTCAATACGATGATTCACGCACGTGGTATTAAAAACCTTGATCTTGTATCTGGCGGACACGGCGGAACTACAGCAAACGTAGCAACTGAATCACAATCTGCATTAGCAGCAAGTGTACACGTTATTTATATGAGTACTTTCGTATTAGCAGTATTTACATTAATTATTGCTTGGCTCTTATTAAAACCAGCTACACAAACAAGTGAGCAATAA
- a CDS encoding ArsR/SmtB family transcription factor: protein MSSSAAKYDVFQAIADPTRREVLRLLSDKELPISKITDHFPMSRTAVVKHLHILSEANLVSGRKSGREKIYCLQPEPLEELKQWLSYYERFWDNKLSVLKHIVENEE, encoded by the coding sequence ATGTCTTCGTCAGCAGCGAAATATGATGTATTTCAAGCAATTGCTGATCCGACCCGCCGAGAAGTGTTACGGTTATTAAGTGATAAAGAGTTACCGATTTCAAAAATAACGGATCATTTTCCGATGAGTCGTACGGCTGTTGTGAAGCATCTTCATATTCTTTCAGAAGCGAATTTAGTAAGTGGAAGAAAGAGTGGAAGAGAGAAGATATATTGTTTGCAGCCGGAGCCGTTAGAAGAATTAAAGCAGTGGCTCTCATATTATGAACGATTTTGGGATAATAAATTGTCCGTGCTTAAACATATTGTGGAGAATGAAGAATAA
- a CDS encoding SRPBCC family protein — MTQQNTLNDIKQTIVFNASIQKVWNVVSTAEGIESWFMPNDFELEVGHEFHVQSPFGPSPCKVLEIDEPNHLSFSWDTDGWVVSFHLRDLGENKTEFTLIHGGWKHPDEILPKANAKSSIIRDRMNGGWVAIVNEKLKKVVEG; from the coding sequence ATGACTCAACAAAATACATTAAACGATATTAAACAAACAATCGTTTTTAACGCGTCTATTCAAAAAGTATGGAATGTAGTGTCAACTGCAGAAGGAATTGAATCATGGTTTATGCCGAATGATTTTGAATTAGAGGTAGGACATGAGTTTCATGTTCAATCACCATTTGGACCGTCACCATGTAAAGTGTTAGAAATTGATGAACCAAACCATTTATCTTTCTCATGGGACACAGATGGCTGGGTTGTTTCATTCCATTTGAGAGACTTAGGAGAAAATAAAACAGAATTTACATTAATTCACGGCGGTTGGAAACATCCTGATGAAATTCTGCCGAAAGCGAATGCGAAGAGCTCTATTATTCGCGATAGAATGAATGGCGGCTGGGTAGCGATTGTAAATGAAAAACTGAAAAAGGTTGTTGAAGGATAA
- a CDS encoding DUF3973 domain-containing protein codes for MFYCINCSDIHHEKHPNDKVFKNGFYIDPFLGDRYHLGMCKDAQDHETEANLLTTKKLGAPQSIMNVLPTHVVPT; via the coding sequence ATGTTCTATTGCATTAACTGTTCTGACATTCACCATGAAAAACATCCGAATGATAAAGTATTCAAAAACGGTTTTTATATTGATCCATTTTTAGGTGATCGTTATCACCTTGGTATGTGTAAAGATGCCCAAGATCATGAAACAGAGGCAAACCTTTTAACGACAAAGAAATTAGGCGCACCCCAATCTATTATGAACGTATTACCAACCCATGTTGTCCCAACATAA
- a CDS encoding sporulation protein Cse60, translating into MIRVKVFDESHEKDLEDAVNVFLKKIDDSHFVDIKYQVGVSINDDENQIYCFSAMIVYKA; encoded by the coding sequence ATGATTCGTGTGAAAGTGTTTGATGAAAGTCACGAAAAAGACTTAGAAGACGCTGTAAATGTGTTTTTGAAAAAGATTGATGATAGTCACTTTGTAGATATTAAGTACCAAGTTGGTGTTTCTATTAACGATGATGAAAACCAAATTTATTGTTTTTCAGCAATGATTGTTTATAAAGCATAA
- a CDS encoding DUF2553 family protein, with protein MGHTIKIDITNKVVAKFRSNYLELYTSKFMIGKFYVYTEDKQYVLEDGYIYENGKFYRIIDTHRGNNQAAEGCDLGWCEHDSCESV; from the coding sequence GTGGGGCACACAATAAAAATTGATATTACAAATAAAGTTGTAGCTAAATTTAGATCAAATTATTTGGAATTATATACGAGTAAATTTATGATAGGTAAGTTTTATGTCTATACTGAAGATAAACAATATGTGTTAGAAGACGGATATATATATGAAAATGGAAAGTTTTATCGCATCATAGATACGCACCGTGGCAATAATCAAGCGGCGGAGGGCTGCGATCTAGGATGGTGTGAACATGATTCGTGTGAAAGTGTTTGA
- a CDS encoding CarD family transcriptional regulator: protein MEVDDLFQIGDKIVYPMHGAGIIEAIEEKEILGTSRQYCVIRILSKDMQVMLPMDQLQKSGIRYIVDKGTLNDILLEFQNGESDPSLSWKQRYTMNMEKMKNGNLQDSAEVVRDLLRRNKERALNASEKQMLDNARKMMISEVALVQDVSEHQATEFLQETINH from the coding sequence ATGGAGGTGGATGATTTGTTTCAAATTGGTGATAAAATCGTTTATCCAATGCACGGTGCAGGGATCATCGAAGCAATTGAGGAGAAAGAAATATTAGGTACTTCGCGTCAATATTGTGTGATACGCATCCTTAGTAAAGATATGCAAGTAATGCTTCCGATGGATCAATTACAAAAATCAGGTATTCGTTATATCGTCGATAAAGGTACGTTAAATGATATACTTCTTGAATTTCAAAATGGGGAATCAGACCCATCACTCTCATGGAAACAAAGATATACAATGAATATGGAAAAAATGAAAAACGGCAATCTGCAAGATAGTGCAGAAGTTGTTCGGGATTTACTTCGCCGTAATAAAGAAAGAGCATTAAATGCGAGCGAAAAACAAATGCTAGATAATGCACGTAAAATGATGATTAGTGAAGTTGCGCTCGTACAAGACGTTTCTGAACATCAAGCGACAGAATTTCTTCAAGAGACAATTAATCATTAA
- a CDS encoding glucose 1-dehydrogenase, producing the protein MYSDLEGKVVVITGSATGLGRAMGVRFAKEKAKVVINYRSRDSEANDVLEEIKKVGGEAIAVKGDVTVEADVMNLIQSAVKEFGTLDVMINNAGIENAVPSHEMPLEDWNKVINTNLTGAFLGSREAIKYFVEHDIKGSVINMSSVHEKIPWPLFVHYAASKGGIKLMTETLALEYAPKGIRVNNIGPGAINTPINAEKFADPKQRADVESMIPMGYIGKPEEIAAVATWLASSEASYVTGITLFADGGMTLYPSFQAGRG; encoded by the coding sequence ATGTATAGTGATTTAGAAGGGAAAGTCGTCGTTATTACAGGATCAGCAACGGGTCTCGGAAGAGCGATGGGAGTAAGGTTTGCTAAGGAGAAAGCAAAGGTCGTTATTAACTATCGCTCACGAGATTCAGAAGCGAATGATGTGTTAGAAGAAATTAAAAAGGTAGGCGGAGAAGCGATTGCTGTAAAAGGTGATGTGACGGTCGAGGCAGATGTTATGAATCTCATTCAATCTGCTGTGAAAGAGTTTGGTACGCTCGACGTTATGATTAATAATGCAGGAATAGAAAACGCGGTACCGTCGCATGAAATGCCGTTAGAAGATTGGAATAAAGTAATCAATACAAATTTAACAGGCGCTTTTTTAGGAAGCCGTGAAGCGATTAAATATTTTGTGGAACACGACATTAAAGGATCTGTCATTAATATGTCTAGCGTTCATGAGAAAATTCCGTGGCCACTATTTGTGCACTACGCAGCAAGTAAGGGCGGTATTAAACTTATGACAGAAACGTTAGCGTTAGAGTATGCACCAAAAGGTATTCGAGTAAATAATATTGGACCAGGTGCAATAAATACGCCAATTAATGCTGAAAAGTTTGCTGATCCAAAGCAGCGTGCTGACGTAGAAAGTATGATACCGATGGGCTATATTGGAAAACCTGAAGAAATCGCAGCAGTAGCAACTTGGCTCGCTTCATCAGAGGCGAGTTACGTAACTGGAATTACGTTATTTGCAGATGGTGGAATGACTTTATACCCATCTTTTCAAGCTGGGCGTGGATAA
- the glcU gene encoding glucose uptake protein GlcU: MDIFLAILPAIFWGSIVLFNVKLGGGPYSQTLGTTLGALIFSIVVYIFVKPVLTPTVIGVGIVSGLFWALGQANQLKSIDLMGVSRTMPISTGLQLVATTLFGVIVFHEWSTTISVVLGILALVCILIGVILTSLQSEEEKNAEQAANFKRGIIILLISTVGYLVYVVVIRLFNVDGWSALLPQAVGMVLGGILLTFKHHPFNKYAIRNIVPGLIWAAGNMFLFISQPRVGVATSFSLSQMGIVISTLGGILILGERKTKRQLTGIVVGIVFIIAAGIMLGIAKG; encoded by the coding sequence ATGGATATATTTTTAGCGATTTTACCAGCCATATTTTGGGGAAGTATTGTGCTATTTAACGTGAAACTGGGCGGTGGACCGTATAGTCAAACGCTTGGCACAACGCTTGGTGCACTTATTTTCTCGATTGTTGTTTATATTTTTGTAAAGCCAGTATTAACTCCTACCGTTATTGGAGTTGGAATTGTGTCAGGTTTATTTTGGGCACTTGGTCAGGCGAATCAATTGAAAAGTATTGATTTAATGGGTGTTTCGAGGACGATGCCAATTTCAACAGGACTGCAATTAGTTGCGACGACTTTATTTGGCGTTATCGTATTTCATGAATGGTCCACGACAATTTCAGTCGTCCTTGGAATTTTAGCGCTCGTTTGTATTCTTATCGGTGTTATTTTAACGTCACTTCAAAGTGAAGAAGAAAAAAATGCAGAGCAAGCAGCAAATTTTAAAAGGGGCATCATAATTTTATTAATTTCAACAGTCGGTTATTTAGTTTACGTAGTAGTTATTAGGCTATTTAACGTAGATGGTTGGTCGGCTTTATTACCACAAGCAGTTGGTATGGTGTTAGGAGGTATTTTACTTACGTTTAAACATCATCCATTTAATAAATATGCGATACGAAATATTGTTCCAGGATTAATTTGGGCAGCTGGAAATATGTTTTTATTCATTTCGCAGCCGCGTGTCGGAGTCGCAACAAGCTTTTCACTATCGCAAATGGGAATTGTTATTTCGACGCTTGGCGGGATTCTTATATTAGGCGAAAGAAAAACGAAACGTCAATTAACAGGTATCGTTGTTGGGATCGTTTTTATTATTGCAGCTGGAATTATGTTAGGAATTGCAAAAGGTTAA
- a CDS encoding DUF3888 domain-containing protein has protein sequence MKKICVMMTMICSIFLFSPSDSLAKESKEQLLESALLNRYYSVIRQATEDQYECDSVINIKRLGKKDEFVPRFEVTLQFLTFQGAHNPPNDKVTLTLEDNLDHIKIKKVEREKNVSSAIAEKVCAQAKEKMKAHSNSVER, from the coding sequence ATGAAAAAAATATGTGTAATGATGACGATGATATGTTCTATCTTTCTCTTTTCTCCAAGCGACTCTTTGGCGAAAGAATCGAAAGAACAACTTTTAGAGAGTGCGCTCTTAAATCGATATTACTCCGTTATAAGGCAAGCGACAGAAGATCAATATGAATGTGATTCAGTTATAAATATAAAGCGTCTCGGCAAGAAAGATGAATTCGTTCCTCGATTTGAAGTGACGCTACAATTTCTTACTTTTCAAGGTGCACATAATCCGCCAAATGACAAAGTTACACTTACTTTGGAAGATAATTTAGATCACATAAAGATCAAGAAAGTGGAAAGAGAAAAAAATGTTTCTAGTGCGATCGCAGAAAAGGTTTGCGCACAAGCGAAAGAAAAAATGAAAGCACACTCTAACAGTGTAGAGCGGTAA
- the moaD gene encoding molybdopterin converting factor subunit 1, with amino-acid sequence MIRVLLFAHLQEEAGTSELRIEKENITVAELKDIVANEYNVPVSAPIMVAINEEYANEDDKIQSGDVVALIPPVSGG; translated from the coding sequence ATGATTCGAGTATTGTTATTTGCGCACTTGCAAGAAGAAGCAGGAACAAGTGAATTACGAATAGAGAAAGAAAATATTACGGTTGCAGAGTTAAAAGATATTGTTGCCAATGAATATAATGTACCAGTATCAGCGCCAATTATGGTTGCAATTAATGAAGAATACGCAAATGAAGATGATAAAATTCAATCTGGTGATGTTGTTGCACTCATACCGCCGGTGAGCGGTGGTTAA
- the moaE gene encoding molybdopterin synthase catalytic subunit MoaE, giving the protein MINTYYEVIDTEISIEEVAKKVIRRECGAVTTFIGTVREFTKGRRTLYLEYVAYKTMAEKMLQKIGSEVKEKWPGTHVAITHRIGTLQISDIAVVVAVSTPHRKAAYEANEYIMERIKQIVPIWKKEFWEDGDSWIGDQLEKTPYPAGEPGKEL; this is encoded by the coding sequence ATGATAAATACATATTATGAAGTAATTGATACAGAAATCTCGATTGAAGAGGTAGCGAAGAAAGTAATTCGCCGTGAATGCGGTGCTGTTACAACGTTTATTGGAACGGTTAGGGAGTTTACGAAAGGGCGTCGTACATTATACTTAGAGTATGTCGCTTATAAGACGATGGCAGAAAAGATGCTACAGAAAATCGGCTCAGAAGTGAAGGAGAAATGGCCAGGTACACACGTTGCGATCACGCATCGCATCGGTACATTGCAAATTTCTGATATCGCGGTTGTTGTGGCTGTTTCAACACCGCATCGTAAAGCGGCCTATGAAGCGAATGAATATATTATGGAACGCATAAAACAAATCGTTCCCATTTGGAAAAAGGAGTTTTGGGAAGATGGTGACTCGTGGATTGGTGACCAATTAGAAAAAACGCCATATCCGGCGGGAGAGCCTGGGAAGGAGTTATAA
- the mobB gene encoding molybdopterin-guanine dinucleotide biosynthesis protein B, with product MALGKASSIIQIVGYQNSGKTTLVEKVVHALAESEMKVATIKHHGHGGFPEVAQKDSERHRKAGAVVSSVEGAGLLSLSSLREEWSLQEIIRLYEFFEVATILIEGYKKENYPKVVLLRSAEDVELVHKVENVVAVITWYNAPVNLREEYKVFHITEEKLYIDWFLQTVRSAK from the coding sequence TTGGCCTTGGGAAAAGCCTCTTCAATCATACAAATAGTAGGGTATCAAAATAGCGGGAAAACAACACTTGTAGAGAAAGTTGTGCATGCTTTAGCCGAAAGCGAAATGAAAGTTGCTACAATTAAACATCACGGGCACGGAGGTTTTCCAGAAGTAGCACAAAAAGATAGTGAAAGACACAGAAAAGCCGGTGCTGTCGTAAGTAGTGTAGAAGGTGCGGGATTACTTTCACTTTCTTCGTTAAGAGAGGAATGGTCCTTACAAGAAATTATTCGCTTATATGAGTTTTTTGAAGTGGCTACAATTTTAATAGAGGGCTATAAAAAAGAGAACTATCCGAAAGTAGTGTTACTTCGTTCTGCGGAAGACGTTGAACTTGTACATAAAGTAGAAAATGTAGTAGCGGTCATTACGTGGTATAATGCGCCGGTAAATTTACGAGAAGAATATAAAGTATTTCATATAACAGAAGAAAAGTTGTACATAGACTGGTTTTTACAAACGGTTAGGAGTGCGAAATGA
- the moeA gene encoding molybdopterin molybdotransferase MoeA translates to MVEKRIPIQVAEAVERVMKYAKHGEVEEVSITESYGRILGEGVVSDHDVPHFDRSPYDGFAIRAEDTKEANQENPVEFEVIGEIGAGSVFVKEVGSFEAVRIMTGAAIPENCNAVVMLELTEGFEKNGKTYMRLKRPFNSGDNVSFKGEDIKQNQVLVKKGVAINPGVAALLATFGYSTVKVVKQPVVGIVTTGSELLEVHESLEPGKIRNSNSYMIAAQIMKAGGKVRYYGQLADELDACFTAVQSAMDEVDILITTGGVSVGDYDYLPAIYERLQANVLFNKIAMRPGSVTTVAEVDGKLLFGLSGNPSACYVGFELFVHPIIKTYLYAKEPHVYRADAILQKDFPKPNPFTRFVRANVTIVDGALQAMPVGLDKSSAVSSLADANAFIVLPGGTRGFEAGMKVSVLLLEHSEGCDWPWEKPLQSYK, encoded by the coding sequence ATGGTAGAAAAACGAATTCCAATTCAAGTTGCTGAGGCAGTAGAGCGGGTAATGAAATATGCGAAGCATGGTGAAGTAGAAGAAGTTTCTATTACGGAAAGTTACGGGAGAATTCTTGGGGAAGGTGTTGTCTCAGATCATGACGTTCCTCATTTTGATCGTTCTCCTTACGATGGTTTCGCAATTCGAGCAGAAGATACGAAAGAAGCGAATCAAGAGAATCCAGTTGAATTTGAAGTGATAGGAGAAATTGGAGCGGGGTCTGTTTTTGTAAAAGAGGTAGGTTCTTTTGAAGCAGTTCGTATTATGACGGGAGCAGCTATTCCAGAGAATTGCAATGCAGTCGTAATGCTAGAACTGACAGAAGGATTTGAGAAGAACGGAAAAACATATATGAGGTTAAAGCGTCCTTTTAATAGTGGTGACAATGTGTCATTTAAAGGAGAAGATATAAAACAAAATCAAGTTCTCGTTAAGAAAGGTGTTGCAATTAATCCAGGTGTTGCTGCGCTATTAGCGACGTTTGGATATAGTACTGTGAAAGTTGTAAAACAGCCTGTTGTCGGTATTGTAACGACAGGGAGTGAATTACTAGAAGTACACGAGTCGTTAGAACCAGGAAAGATTAGAAATAGTAACTCTTATATGATTGCCGCTCAAATTATGAAAGCTGGTGGAAAGGTCCGATATTATGGCCAACTGGCTGATGAGCTAGATGCATGTTTTACAGCTGTTCAATCGGCGATGGATGAGGTTGATATTTTAATTACAACAGGCGGTGTTTCGGTAGGAGATTATGACTACTTACCAGCTATATATGAAAGATTACAGGCGAATGTCCTCTTTAATAAAATAGCGATGAGACCAGGAAGTGTAACGACAGTAGCTGAAGTTGATGGAAAGTTACTTTTCGGTTTATCAGGGAATCCGTCTGCTTGTTATGTAGGCTTTGAATTATTTGTGCATCCGATTATAAAAACGTATTTGTATGCGAAGGAGCCTCACGTATATAGAGCTGATGCTATTTTACAAAAAGATTTTCCAAAGCCAAATCCATTTACTCGTTTCGTAAGAGCAAACGTGACGATCGTGGATGGGGCATTACAAGCGATGCCGGTCGGTTTAGATAAATCGAGTGCGGTATCTTCACTTGCGGATGCAAATGCGTTTATCGTGTTGCCTGGAGGAACGAGAGGATTTGAGGCAGGGATGAAAGTATCCGTATTATTGTTAGAGCATTCGGAGGGATGTGATTGGCCTTGGGAAAAGCCTCTTCAATCATACAAATAG
- the moaC gene encoding cyclic pyranopterin monophosphate synthase MoaC, which translates to MSSFTHFNDQGRAKMVDISDKKTTVRTAIACSSIVVTKEIYDKISHNEIGKGDVLAVAQIAGIMAAKRTSDIIPMCHPLLLKGVDVSFDWQQSNEQYRLLIEVKVKTEGSTGVEMEALTAASATALTVYDMCKAVDKSMIIGETYLLEKTGGKSGDYTRNS; encoded by the coding sequence ATGTCTTCATTCACACACTTTAATGACCAAGGACGCGCGAAGATGGTTGATATAAGCGACAAAAAAACAACCGTTCGAACAGCAATTGCGTGCTCTAGCATTGTAGTTACGAAAGAAATTTACGATAAAATCTCTCACAATGAAATTGGGAAAGGTGACGTATTAGCAGTTGCCCAAATCGCAGGCATTATGGCTGCAAAACGCACTTCTGATATTATCCCAATGTGCCATCCTTTATTATTAAAAGGTGTTGACGTTTCTTTCGATTGGCAACAATCAAATGAACAATATCGATTACTTATTGAAGTAAAAGTTAAAACAGAAGGTAGCACTGGCGTTGAAATGGAAGCTTTAACAGCTGCTTCTGCTACGGCTCTTACCGTGTATGATATGTGTAAAGCTGTTGATAAAAGTATGATTATTGGTGAAACGTACTTACTTGAAAAAACAGGTGGAAAAAGTGGCGATTATACGAGAAATTCGTAA